In Atopobium sp. oral taxon 416, the genomic stretch GCGGTGAGGACCTATGGGGTCCTATCAAGGAAGCCATCTGCGCGATATGGGAGGAAAGCGACAGGCGCTTTAGCTTTTGCTAGGTCTGATCCAAGCTCACAGGAGATCCGAAGTTACGCAAAATTTACAGGCACGACCCGCTACCGCGTACGGAGGTGCATGGCTAAGCTGGAGATACGCGGCATCTGCCCGAATGCATCGAAGAAGACGACGGTGCCCGATCCGGACGCCCCCGAGCATCCCGACCTCATCGGACGGGACTTCTCGTGTCCCGTTCCGACAGCCAAGCTCGTGGGCGATACAACCTATCGCAGGACCACGGCAGGCTTTATATATCTCGCCGTCGTAGACGATCTGTGCACGCGCATGGTAGTGGGCTGAAGTATTCGGGACAACATGAGGGCAGGGCTTGTCGTCTTTGCCCTGAAGATGGCATATTCGCGCGGATACGTGGCTGGAGGGGCCATATTCTAAGCAGCCCAGGCAGCCAGTACATAAGCTCAAAGCTGACCGCCTGCTCAGCCGTACACGACGTGAGGCTCTCCGTGGGGAGAACCGGAAGCTGCCACGACAATGCTGTAGCCAAATCCTTCTTCGCCACGCTCAAGAACGAATGGTACTACCACAAGCGCCTCTCGGATGCAGCAACGACCAAGCACAAGGCACACGAGTTTATCGAGTCGTACTACAACCGCTTCCGCCCGCATAAGTCCATAGGAGATCGCGTACCCGCAGAGGTGATGCAGGAGTTCTTTGAGCGCCTCGAGAGAGGCCTTGCGTCCCGATCCGGAGGTGATGCAGACCGCATAAAAAATCTGAGATTTCTCTGTCCATTATATTGACAGGGCTCACGTCGCGCGCAACGTCTCCGACGCGGCCCCCAAGC encodes the following:
- a CDS encoding integrase core domain-containing protein, producing MRLSVGRTGSCHDNAVAKSFFATLKNEWYYHKRLSDAATTKHKAHEFIESYYNRFRPHKSIGDRVPAEVMQEFFERLERGLASRSGGDADRIKNLRFLCPLY